atgatgatgataatggtgatggtgatgatgatgatgacgatgatggtgatgatggtgatgataatggtgatgatggtggtggtggtggtggtggtggtgctggaggtgatgatgatgatgatgaagaggctgatgatgatgatgatggtgatgacgatgatggtgatggtgacgatgatggtgacgatgatgatgatgatggttatgatgatgatgatgatgatggtgatgatgataacgatgatgatgatgatgatgaggatggttacATATTTCTTGCCGCTCTTTTTGATGCCAAGATTACAATTTTTTGGggagttttttttgttgttgttgtcattattgttgttgtcgttatctaTCTAATCTCTACTTTTTTCGATTTCTTCCCGAAAGGGGGGCGACCTGTTTGAATTGATAACCACGGCCACAAAATACACCGAGAGGACTGCAAGCCGGATGACCCACAACCTTCTGAGTGCTCTAGCTTACCTCCATGCAGCTGGAATTGTCCACAGAGATGTGAAACCCGAGAAtctattggtaaatatatatatatacacatgtggaggcgcaatggcccagtggttagggcagcggactcgcggtcgtaggatcgcggcttcgattcccagaccaggctttgtgagtgtttattgagcgaaaacacctaaagctccacgaggctccggcaggggatggtggtgatccctgctgtactctttcaccacaactttctctcactcttacttcctgtttctgttgtacctgtatttcaaagggctggccttgtcactctctgtgtcacgctgaatatccccgagaactacgtttagggtacacgtgtctgtggagtgctcagccactaacacgataatttcacgagcaggctgttccgttgattcggatcaaccggaaccctcatcgttgtaaccgatggagtgctcctgcaggggattgtggtgatccctgctgtactctttcaccacaactttctctcactcttacttcctgtttctgttgtacctgtatttcaaagggctggccttgtcactctctgtgtcacgctgaatatccccgagaactacgttaagggtacacgtgtctgtggagtgctcagccacttacacgttaatttcacgagcaggctgttccgttgatcggattaaccggaaccctcgtcgtcgtaaccgacggagtgcttccattccatataaacacataataggcggcgagctggcagaaacgttagcacgccgggcgaaatgcgtagccgtatttcgtctgctgttacgtcctgagttcgaattccgccgaggtcgactttgcctttcatcctttcggggtcgattaaataaatacctatttctttatt
This genomic interval from Octopus sinensis unplaced genomic scaffold, ASM634580v1 Contig15497, whole genome shotgun sequence contains the following:
- the LOC115230411 gene encoding serine/threonine-protein kinase DCLK1-like, coding for MIENEVSILRKAKHPNIIRLIEEFDSPDQLFLVMELVKGGDLFELITTATKYTERTASRMTHNLLSALAYLHAAGIVHRDVKPENLL